The genomic DNA ACTGTATGGACTCACAAAAATGGTACCCGACCTGCACATACCTTGCCGCATGCCTGAAAAAAACAGGATGGCAAATACGGTCTGTGATTCCTGCGCCACCCCTTCGACTGACGTCTCGGGATCTCGCACGACGCTACAACCTCGGGAGACAGCATCTCGCGGAGATCCGCACAATCTTCCGCACGCATTCTGAAAACCTTGCAGACATCTTCAGAAACACTCCTGAGGGGTTCGAGGCCCTGCTGCATTACCGGATTTTTACCTGTATTGCCGAATAGGACATGCGCCTTCACGCAAGAAGCAGGCGTTGACAGTTATTCCCAATGTCTATAGAGTATATATTGCATAGAGGCGTCAGGGGACATGCCTTTTCACCGGGGAAGCAGGGATATGACGGACGAGGATAAGACAAAAGCGCAGCTGAAAGAAGAAATAACCGGATTGCGCCGGCAGATCGCTGAAATTGAAGAATCCTCAGCCGGTTGCCGGCAGATGGAAGAGGCCTTCAGAAAAAGCGAAGATCGCTACAAAAAGCTCGTCAATGCGGTTACCACCTATATTTATTCAGTTGAGATAAGAGAAAAGCGGGCCGTCTCCACCTGGCACAGCATAGGATGCATTGCAGTGACAGGGTACTACCCAGAAGATTATGCAGCAAATCCCTTTTTGTGGCACTCAATGATACACCCCGACGACAGGGGTATGGTCGAAACAGCAATCAGGCAGGTGTTGCAGGGGCAGTCAATCCCACCTATCGAACACCGGATAATACGGAGGGACGGCACCCTTGTCTGGATCAGGGATACGATGGTGCCCTACTATGACGACAACAACAGTCTGGTCAGGTATGACGGGCTGATCGAAAACATATCAGACCGCAAGCAGGCAGAAAAAGCCCTTCGTGAAAGCGAAGAGAAGTTCCGGAACATGGCACAAACCGCAGTCGATGCGTTTATTCTGGCTGACCGAAGCGGCAAAATCATCTTCTGGAACAAAAGTGCAGAACGGATCTTTGGCTATCCCGAGGAAGAAATACTCGAAATGCCGCTTACCGTACTGATGCCCGAACAATTCCGTGAGGCACATCTGAAGGGAATCGAACGTGTACATGCAACAGGTGAATCGAAATATTTCGGAAAAATCACCGAGATGCAGGGCCTGAGAAAAGACGGGAACACTTTTCCCATAGAGCTTTCCGTTGCCATGTGGAAAATAGGAGAGCGCACGTTCTATTCCGGTATTATCCGTGACATTACCAAACGGAAACAGCTGGAAAAAGATCTGGAAAGAATCGC from Nitrospirota bacterium includes the following:
- a CDS encoding diguanylate cyclase; translated protein: MTDEDKTKAQLKEEITGLRRQIAEIEESSAGCRQMEEAFRKSEDRYKKLVNAVTTYIYSVEIREKRAVSTWHSIGCIAVTGYYPEDYAANPFLWHSMIHPDDRGMVETAIRQVLQGQSIPPIEHRIIRRDGTLVWIRDTMVPYYDDNNSLVRYDGLIENISDRKQAEKALRESEEKFRNMAQTAVDAFILADRSGKIIFWNKSAERIFGYPEEEILEMPLTVLMPEQFREAHLKGIERVHATGESKYFGKITEMQGLRKDGNTFPIELSVAMWKIGERTFYSGIIRDITKRKQLEKDLERIATTDRLTQTFNRTKFHEVMQRELERTKRYNHPLSMIMFDIDHFKKVNDTHGHAVGDYVLQTLTQIVKANLREIDYLVRWGGEEFMIIAPDTDIKRADVLAERIRKATETHQFDHVGRVTISLGVTQLRSDDTEDSFIQRVDDAMYQAKQKGRNRVETSKQ